The Pseudodesulfovibrio hydrargyri genome segment CCCTGTCACTGGAAATCTACAACGCGGTCTTCAGCGGCGAATTCGACCGGGCCATGGTCCTGGCAGTGATCATCGGCCTGTTCTCCCTGACCATCTTCATCGCGCTGAAAAAACTGTCCGCCGTGTAGGAGAGGCAATGAAAAGCGTTTTTGACACCGTGTGCGAACGAGCCCTCGACCTCTGGACCCGTGAGGGGCTCCTGGACGAGACCATCACCGTGACCGCCGCGCCCCTGAGCGTGAAGGAGGCCATCGGCACGCCCGAGGGCAACGACTTCCCCATCCAGAAGGGCAAGGAAAAGCTGATGGAGGCCAATTTCCACGGCGCGCGCGGCCAGGCCTTCACCGACCACTACGGCAACTACTCCGGCACGCTGCGCCAGATCGCCGCTCTGCCGCGCGACGACAACTACCACCGGGCCGTGTTCATCTCGACCATGAACGCCGTAAGCCGCTCCCTGGGGCAGACGGGCAACACGGTCCATTGCCGCGACACCGGACCCGCCGAATGCGCCAAGGGCGTGTTCCGCTACATCGACGACTATTACGGCAAGGGGCGCGTGACCATCATCGGCTTCCAGCCCACCCTGGCCCAGGCCGTGAGCAGCGAGACCGACGTCCGACTGGTGGACCTGGACCCGGACAACATCGGCCAGACCAAGCGGGGCGTATTGGTGGAAGGCGGTGAGGCCACGGCCGACGCCGTGGATTGGGCCGACCTGCTGCTGGTCACCGGCACCACCCTGGCCAACTCGTCCATCGACCTCTTTCTCACCGGCAAACCCGTGCTGT includes the following:
- a CDS encoding Rossmann-like domain-containing protein, with product MKSVFDTVCERALDLWTREGLLDETITVTAAPLSVKEAIGTPEGNDFPIQKGKEKLMEANFHGARGQAFTDHYGNYSGTLRQIAALPRDDNYHRAVFISTMNAVSRSLGQTGNTVHCRDTGPAECAKGVFRYIDDYYGKGRVTIIGFQPTLAQAVSSETDVRLVDLDPDNIGQTKRGVLVEGGEATADAVDWADLLLVTGTTLANSSIDLFLTGKPVLFYGTTIAGAASLMGWNRYCPQSS